A region from the Campylobacter subantarcticus LMG 24377 genome encodes:
- the pseG gene encoding UDP-2,4-diacetamido-2,4,6-trideoxy-beta-L-altropyranose hydrolase, with the protein MKVLFRSDSSSTIGHGHIKRDLLLAKQYQDVTFACLPLKGSLIDEIPYPVHELASASIYELINLIKKEKFDLLIIDHYEITADDEKLIKLETGVKILSFDDEIKEHFCDILLNVNAYAKESDYENLVPKYCELRCGFSYALIRNEFYEESKIKREKNYDYFICIGGSDPKNISLNVANKLNQNKTIIIATTRANSHIKSLQKLSQKNPNIQILIDCPNLARLMNESKKLIISASSLVNEALILKANFKAIAYAKNQEKLAIWLAKKGYEVENLI; encoded by the coding sequence ATGAAAGTTCTTTTTAGAAGCGATAGTTCTAGCACTATAGGACATGGACATATTAAAAGAGATCTTTTGCTGGCTAAGCAATACCAAGATGTTACTTTTGCTTGTTTGCCATTAAAAGGCTCTTTGATAGATGAAATTCCTTATCCCGTGCATGAGCTAGCTAGTGCTAGTATATATGAACTCATCAATCTCATCAAAAAAGAAAAATTTGATCTTTTAATCATCGATCATTATGAGATCACCGCCGATGATGAAAAACTTATCAAGTTAGAAACAGGAGTGAAAATTCTAAGCTTTGATGATGAAATCAAAGAACATTTTTGCGATATTTTACTAAATGTCAATGCCTATGCCAAAGAAAGCGACTATGAAAATTTAGTACCAAAATACTGTGAGTTAAGATGTGGTTTTTCTTATGCTTTAATACGTAATGAGTTTTATGAGGAAAGTAAAATAAAAAGAGAAAAAAATTATGATTATTTTATTTGCATTGGCGGGAGTGATCCAAAAAACATCTCCTTAAATGTTGCAAATAAACTCAACCAAAACAAAACCATCATCATAGCAACCACAAGGGCAAATTCACATATAAAGTCTTTGCAAAAATTAAGCCAAAAAAACCCTAACATACAAATTCTCATAGACTGTCCTAATCTTGCAAGATTAATGAACGAAAGCAAAAAGCTTATCATTAGTGCAAGTTCATTAGTCAATGAAGCTTTAATTTTAAAAGCAAATTTTAAAGCTATAGCTTATGCTAAAAACCAAGAAAAACTTGCAATATGGCTTGCGAAAAAAGGCTATGAAGTGGAGAATCTGATATGA
- a CDS encoding acyl carrier protein: protein MTKEQLLEAISEAMHMDETLKEDMILDDIDEWDSLAFVSIMVLFKNSLGKQINGDDLKKCEKVSDLLALAKL from the coding sequence ATGACTAAAGAACAATTGTTAGAAGCTATTAGTGAGGCTATGCATATGGATGAAACACTAAAAGAAGATATGATCTTAGATGATATTGATGAATGGGACAGCTTAGCTTTTGTATCTATCATGGTATTATTTAAAAACTCACTTGGCAAGCAAATTAATGGCGATGATCTTAAAAAATGTGAAAAAGTAAGTGATCTTTTAGCTTTAGCAAAATTATAA
- a CDS encoding WbqC family protein — MKIAIMQPTFNPWLGYIYMIQSVDIFVFLDNVQFERRSWQNRNKIKLQDKTFLLGLNLQKAPQKTSLQDILLEKDDKWKFKFLKTIHHAYSKSINFNKYYNILEKNLFKYTHLAQFNMELIKIYCEHLNIKTPILQASSLRLKNEKKEKLLLEICQSLNANHYLSPEGSKNYLEKETAKEIFENANITIEYFDFIHPIYNQLGVNFIAYLGILDFLFNEKNPHIKFQECIKMNEYNYESSF; from the coding sequence GTGAAAATAGCCATCATGCAGCCAACCTTCAATCCATGGCTTGGTTATATATATATGATACAAAGCGTTGATATTTTTGTCTTTTTGGATAATGTTCAATTTGAACGCAGATCATGGCAAAATAGAAACAAAATCAAACTACAAGATAAAACTTTTTTACTAGGTCTAAACCTACAAAAAGCACCGCAAAAAACATCGCTTCAAGATATTTTATTAGAAAAAGATGATAAATGGAAATTTAAATTTCTAAAAACAATCCACCACGCATACTCTAAGAGCATCAACTTTAATAAATACTATAATATTTTAGAAAAAAATTTATTTAAATACACGCATTTAGCGCAATTTAATATGGAATTAATCAAAATATACTGCGAACACTTAAACATTAAAACCCCTATTTTACAAGCTTCTTCTTTGAGATTAAAAAACGAGAAAAAAGAAAAATTGTTGCTTGAAATCTGCCAGTCATTAAATGCCAACCACTACCTTTCACCCGAGGGATCAAAAAACTATCTCGAAAAAGAAACAGCAAAAGAAATTTTTGAAAATGCAAATATAACAATTGAATATTTTGACTTTATCCATCCGATATATAATCAATTAGGTGTAAATTTTATAGCTTATTTGGGAATTTTAGATTTCTTGTTTAATGAAAAAAATCCTCATATAAAATTTCAAGAATGTATTAAAATGAACGAGTATAATTATGAAAGTTCTTTTTAG
- a CDS encoding VOC family protein, with translation MNLNLPIHHIGVACKNLEKEREIFYKLGFIKEADFIDERQGVKGEFIIPKDNNFPQYRFELLSNLNEKGVLDNYLKNKIKMYHIAYESENIQKDLDILSMGGGILVVDIMEASYFAKLCFVMMNNNLLIELVELK, from the coding sequence ATGAATCTAAACTTACCAATACATCATATAGGCGTAGCTTGTAAAAATTTAGAAAAAGAAAGAGAAATTTTTTATAAACTAGGTTTTATCAAAGAAGCAGATTTTATAGATGAAAGGCAAGGAGTTAAAGGGGAGTTTATAATACCAAAAGATAATAATTTTCCACAATATCGCTTTGAACTTTTATCCAATTTAAATGAAAAAGGTGTTTTAGATAATTATTTAAAAAATAAAATCAAAATGTATCATATAGCTTATGAAAGTGAAAATATACAAAAAGATTTGGATATATTATCTATGGGGGGGGGGATTTTGGTAGTAGATATAATGGAAGCTAGTTATTTTGCTAAGCTTTGTTTTGTTATGATGAATAATAATTTATTAATAGAATTAGTGGAATTAAAATGA
- the pseF gene encoding pseudaminic acid cytidylyltransferase, with amino-acid sequence MKNLCIIPARGGSKRIPKKNIIDFLGKPLIAYSIESALNSDIFNDVIISSDDDEIINVALKYGAKTPFVRKKELSDDYASSTTVIQDAITTLEEQGKNYKNVCCLYATAPLIDEFILRQAFEQFNQEKCKFLFSACEFDYPIQRGFYLDKRNKVYMFDESNYHKRSQDLTKAYHDGGAFYFGKKEAWLEEDFIFKPHSKAFLLPRNKICDIDTFEDLEFAKILYQFHKGNKCL; translated from the coding sequence ATGAAAAATCTTTGTATTATCCCTGCACGCGGTGGTTCAAAAAGAATTCCAAAAAAAAATATCATTGATTTTTTAGGAAAACCTTTGATTGCTTATAGCATAGAAAGTGCTTTAAATTCGGATATTTTTAATGATGTGATTATTTCAAGTGATGATGATGAAATCATCAATGTAGCCTTAAAATACGGCGCAAAAACTCCTTTTGTGCGCAAAAAAGAATTAAGTGATGATTATGCAAGCTCAACCACTGTGATTCAAGATGCCATCACCACCTTAGAAGAACAAGGTAAGAACTATAAAAATGTGTGCTGTTTATACGCTACTGCGCCACTTATAGATGAGTTTATCTTGCGACAAGCTTTTGAACAATTTAATCAAGAAAAATGTAAATTTTTATTTTCAGCTTGTGAGTTTGACTACCCTATACAAAGAGGTTTTTATCTTGATAAGCGAAATAAAGTTTATATGTTTGATGAGTCAAATTACCATAAACGCTCACAAGATCTTACTAAAGCTTATCATGATGGTGGTGCATTTTACTTTGGTAAAAAAGAAGCATGGCTAGAAGAAGATTTTATATTTAAACCTCACTCTAAAGCCTTTTTACTCCCTAGAAATAAAATTTGCGATATCGATACTTTTGAAGACTTAGAATTTGCTAAAATACTATATCAGTTTCACAAAGGTAATAAATGTTTATAA
- a CDS encoding class I SAM-dependent methyltransferase — protein MHAKYLNKITFSKEDEIEFNNLITYYLKNNISLKEQCECYLTILNDTLEETKYFIEHGKYRYESFEQIKDKVYFNKAYMKKYMIGLALSSYIWIAHIKVRKYFENYIKSINKKELYFEIGPGHGEFFTKAVKSLKFKNYIGLDLSPTSCELTKNMVEYQVKTLINKCKFLCEDFFNFNFDKKADLIVMGEVLEHVEKPLEFLKRAKDLLSDGGEIFATIPINAPAIDHIYLFSHPDEIFDMAKKADLKIKNYKCFMANDYSLEKALKFKNAITMAVVFKK, from the coding sequence ATGCATGCAAAATATTTAAATAAAATTACATTTTCAAAAGAAGATGAAATAGAATTTAATAATTTAATAACATATTATCTAAAAAATAATATAAGCTTAAAAGAGCAATGTGAGTGTTATTTGACCATATTAAATGATACCTTAGAAGAAACAAAATATTTTATAGAACATGGCAAATATAGATATGAAAGTTTTGAACAAATCAAAGATAAAGTGTATTTTAATAAAGCCTATATGAAAAAATATATGATAGGCTTAGCTCTTTCATCTTATATATGGATAGCTCATATAAAGGTTAGAAAATATTTTGAAAATTATATAAAATCAATAAATAAAAAAGAACTTTATTTTGAAATAGGTCCAGGACATGGGGAATTTTTCACCAAAGCTGTAAAAAGTTTAAAATTTAAAAATTATATAGGCTTAGACTTATCTCCAACTAGCTGTGAGCTTACAAAAAATATGGTCGAATATCAAGTGAAAACTCTTATAAATAAATGCAAATTTTTATGTGAGGATTTTTTTAATTTTAATTTTGACAAAAAAGCCGACTTAATAGTAATGGGAGAAGTTTTAGAGCATGTAGAAAAACCTTTAGAATTTTTAAAAAGAGCTAAAGATTTGTTAAGTGATGGTGGAGAAATTTTTGCAACTATACCTATAAATGCTCCTGCTATTGATCATATATACTTATTTTCTCATCCTGATGAAATTTTTGATATGGCAAAAAAAGCTGATTTAAAAATAAAAAATTATAAATGCTTTATGGCTAATGATTATTCTTTAGAAAAAGCTTTGAAATTTAAAAATGCCATAACTATGGCTGTAGTGTTTAAAAAATGA
- a CDS encoding class I SAM-dependent methyltransferase translates to MFINKIKGFKYPDMELVRWFFKNKLNTLKNAKVLEFASHNGNNLSLFANYDYECIGVELSKQNHENAIYNFKEIMQHQKASFFNKNMLDFAKNHQNINADVFLIPNVINYITKDEFKNLLQDAKQNNLYQANGGGGYAHFFLRARSIKDHRYGLGEKLENGSFILSGDEFSGEKNCLCTAYQEYELVEILKENLNLYDFEVITSENINIKNKVYIKDSDIIIYGKITKE, encoded by the coding sequence ATGTTTATAAATAAAATCAAAGGTTTTAAATACCCTGACATGGAGCTTGTAAGATGGTTTTTTAAAAACAAGCTCAATACATTAAAAAATGCAAAAGTCTTAGAATTTGCCTCCCATAATGGCAACAATCTTTCTTTATTTGCAAATTATGATTATGAGTGTATTGGTGTAGAACTTAGCAAACAAAATCATGAAAACGCTATTTATAATTTTAAAGAAATTATGCAACATCAAAAGGCAAGTTTTTTTAACAAAAATATGCTTGATTTTGCTAAAAATCACCAAAATATAAATGCGGATGTATTTTTAATACCTAATGTTATTAACTATATCACCAAAGATGAATTTAAAAATTTACTGCAAGATGCAAAACAAAACAATCTATATCAAGCAAATGGTGGGGGGGGGTATGCTCATTTTTTCTTAAGAGCAAGAAGTATTAAAGATCATCGTTATGGACTTGGAGAAAAGCTGGAAAATGGTAGCTTTATCTTAAGCGGCGATGAATTTAGTGGCGAGAAAAATTGTCTTTGCACAGCTTATCAAGAATATGAACTTGTAGAAATTTTAAAAGAGAATTTAAATTTATATGATTTTGAAGTTATCACAAGTGAAAATATTAATATAAAAAATAAAGTTTATATCAAAGATAGCGATATAATCATCTATGGTAAAATCACTAAGGAGTAA
- a CDS encoding beta-ketoacyl-ACP synthase III translates to MKASFNNAKISGISVCVPNQHINIDDCLENIFQGDNKMLKRMKKITGIQERFVADENISTTDLAYEASVNLFKMLDFDKNNLDMVIFVTQTPDFFMPSCANYLHKRLNLNPCTIAFDINQACSGYLYGLFVAFSFLENQSAKNILLICGDTLSKTINPLNANLAPIFGDGVSATLINCANEKSFFKLYSSGEGFDKLIIPNRAFAKFDENKSSNKEIFQTNEYRNLDELYMDGAEIFNQALHLESQCIKEMLQLCEKSKDEIDYFLLHQSNQFLIDSIINDLNLDSAKTPNFLMSKYANLSACSLPALLCEMQKNDFNAILSAFGAGYAWGSAYINFDKDFKTDTISIYKGDKND, encoded by the coding sequence TTGAAAGCTAGTTTTAATAATGCCAAAATATCAGGGATAAGCGTTTGCGTACCTAATCAACACATCAACATAGATGATTGTCTAGAAAATATCTTTCAAGGCGACAATAAAATGCTAAAAAGAATGAAAAAAATTACAGGCATACAAGAAAGATTTGTCGCCGATGAAAATATTAGCACAACAGATTTAGCCTATGAAGCAAGCGTGAATTTATTTAAAATGCTCGATTTTGATAAAAATAATCTTGATATGGTGATTTTTGTAACCCAAACACCTGATTTTTTTATGCCATCTTGTGCAAACTATCTTCACAAAAGATTAAATTTAAATCCTTGCACCATAGCTTTTGATATAAATCAAGCATGTTCGGGGTATTTATATGGCTTATTTGTAGCTTTTTCTTTTTTAGAAAATCAAAGTGCAAAAAATATTTTATTAATTTGTGGTGATACTTTAAGCAAAACCATAAACCCTTTAAATGCAAATTTAGCACCAATTTTTGGTGATGGAGTAAGCGCAACACTCATAAACTGTGCAAATGAAAAATCTTTCTTTAAACTTTACTCTAGCGGAGAGGGTTTTGATAAACTCATCATACCCAATAGAGCTTTTGCTAAATTTGATGAAAACAAAAGTTCCAATAAAGAAATATTCCAAACCAACGAATACAGAAACTTAGATGAACTTTACATGGATGGGGCTGAAATTTTCAACCAAGCGCTTCATCTTGAAAGTCAATGTATAAAAGAAATGCTTCAATTGTGTGAAAAAAGCAAAGACGAAATTGACTACTTCTTATTGCACCAGTCTAACCAATTTTTAATAGACTCTATTATTAATGACTTAAACCTTGATAGTGCAAAAACACCGAATTTTTTAATGTCAAAATATGCTAATTTAAGCGCATGCTCTTTGCCAGCTTTACTTTGCGAAATGCAAAAAAATGATTTTAATGCGATTTTAAGTGCTTTTGGGGCTGGCTATGCTTGGGGGAGTGCTTATATCAATTTTGATAAAGATTTTAAAACTGATACAATTTCAATTTATAAAGGAGATAAAAATGACTAA
- the pseH gene encoding UDP-4-amino-4,6-dideoxy-N-acetyl-beta-L-altrosamine N-acetyltransferase codes for MIILKDFIHLNQEEIKLVLKWRNEENIARFMKTQNITLEEHLKFLSQLKLDNTKKYFLVYDDKNIIGVIDFINITNHSCEFGLYGIQKGVGELLMQEVKNYAFNILKVQTLNACVFKENTKALKLYLKHGFKIIKKDNNFYFTSLLPVYMGGGSNLNTFNQIYGVAV; via the coding sequence ATGATAATTTTAAAAGATTTCATTCATCTGAATCAAGAAGAAATAAAACTTGTTTTAAAATGGCGTAATGAAGAGAACATAGCCCGATTTATGAAAACTCAAAATATTACTTTAGAAGAACATTTGAAATTTTTATCACAACTCAAGCTAGACAATACTAAAAAATATTTTTTAGTTTATGACGATAAAAATATCATAGGCGTAATTGATTTTATCAATATAACCAACCATTCATGTGAATTTGGGCTTTATGGCATACAAAAAGGAGTAGGTGAACTTTTAATGCAAGAAGTTAAAAACTATGCTTTTAATATTTTAAAAGTTCAAACTCTAAACGCTTGTGTTTTTAAAGAAAACACAAAAGCTTTAAAATTATATTTAAAACATGGTTTTAAGATTATCAAAAAAGACAATAATTTCTATTTCACATCTTTACTTCCTGTATATATGGGGGGGGGTAGCAACTTAAATACGTTTAATCAAATATATGGAGTTGCAGTTTGA
- a CDS encoding class I SAM-dependent methyltransferase → MYLRDLKGLKFPDLAVIKFFFKQGLHQQNNQKVLEFACSNGNNLSLFANYDYECIGVDLNKENVNNANYNFKEIIQCKNYQFFHDNILEFPFKNPNINADIFMIPNVINYLLREDFLKLLKISKENSMYKENALFFLRTRSIKDYRYGYGEKIAHNCFKITNDNTTGELGCINTLYQEHELVEILKEYLNLYDFKVLTYENTNIMGKDERLVHDSDIVIYGKIK, encoded by the coding sequence ATGTATTTAAGAGATTTAAAAGGATTGAAATTTCCAGATTTAGCAGTAATTAAATTTTTTTTTAAACAGGGGCTACATCAACAAAATAACCAAAAAGTTTTAGAATTTGCTTGTTCTAATGGCAATAATCTTTCTTTATTTGCCAATTATGATTATGAATGTATCGGGGTTGATTTAAACAAAGAAAATGTCAACAATGCCAATTATAACTTCAAAGAAATAATCCAATGCAAAAACTATCAATTTTTTCATGATAATATCTTAGAATTTCCTTTTAAAAATCCCAATATCAATGCAGATATTTTTATGATTCCTAATGTGATTAACTATCTCCTACGAGAAGATTTTTTAAAATTATTAAAAATTTCTAAAGAAAATTCTATGTATAAAGAAAATGCATTGTTTTTTTTAAGAACAAGAAGTATAAAAGATTATAGATATGGTTATGGAGAAAAAATAGCTCATAATTGTTTTAAAATCACAAACGATAACACTACAGGAGAACTTGGGTGTATCAACACTCTATATCAAGAACATGAGCTTGTAGAAATTTTAAAAGAATATTTAAATTTATATGATTTTAAAGTGCTTACCTATGAAAATACCAACATCATGGGAAAAGATGAAAGATTGGTTCATGATAGTGATATTGTGATTTATGGGAAAATTAAGTGA
- a CDS encoding HAD-IIIC family phosphatase: MKLFSPNLKRNDLIKLSKENNFQSIKINVFRNHSFEVISSIINAFLAFSDLKAEFNISSYDDSLNFDDYKDAKINIIFLDLNNYKNNIDDFIKEKIQELSNLSKAPIITLLLGKTSLKEYDIYEILKPFVNKKLIIDESNFEINASRLSNKACISLAQILGLSIIPSLLKPKLKAIITDLDNTLYGGILGEDGINNLKLNQNHKNLQNDLLNLKNQGILLAICSKNDEKDVKNLFKKRKDFPLKIDDFALIKANWQGKDENIKEIIKFFNIGFDSVLFIDDNIAEIENVRYLGIKTLLANEESYFALKLFPGLLKIKLSKEDELRNADIKANLQRQELSKLNQKDYFENLQIRLKFEINNAQNLERISQLLNKTNQFISNYSRMSLKECEDFIQENAILTIAMSDKLSDSGIIAIFIACKNNDDLIIKDLCISCRALGRKLEKVMLYKAIELLHLHFNTNECILYFQKGERNKPFLDFLYSLNANIKENFALIQKEMINYEGLTIES, from the coding sequence ATGAAGCTTTTTTCGCCAAATTTAAAAAGAAATGATTTAATAAAACTTAGCAAAGAAAATAATTTTCAAAGTATAAAGATAAATGTTTTTAGAAATCATTCCTTTGAAGTTATATCAAGCATTATAAATGCATTTTTAGCTTTTAGTGATCTTAAAGCTGAATTTAATATAAGCTCTTATGATGATAGTTTAAATTTTGATGATTATAAAGATGCGAAAATCAATATCATATTTTTAGATTTAAACAATTACAAAAACAATATAGACGATTTTATAAAAGAAAAAATACAAGAATTATCAAATCTTAGTAAAGCACCTATAATAACACTTTTACTAGGCAAAACTTCCTTAAAAGAATATGATATTTATGAAATTTTAAAGCCCTTTGTTAATAAAAAATTAATTATAGATGAGAGTAATTTTGAAATAAATGCAAGCAGATTAAGCAATAAAGCTTGTATAAGCTTGGCACAAATTTTAGGCCTTAGCATAATACCTTCCCTTTTAAAACCAAAACTAAAAGCTATAATAACAGATCTTGACAATACCTTATATGGTGGAATTTTAGGCGAAGATGGAATAAATAATTTAAAATTAAATCAAAATCACAAAAATTTACAAAACGATCTTTTAAATTTAAAAAATCAAGGAATTTTACTGGCCATATGCTCTAAAAATGATGAAAAAGATGTAAAAAATCTATTTAAAAAAAGAAAAGATTTTCCTTTAAAAATAGATGATTTTGCGCTTATAAAAGCAAATTGGCAAGGCAAAGATGAAAATATAAAAGAAATTATAAAATTTTTTAACATAGGCTTTGATAGTGTTTTATTTATAGATGATAACATAGCAGAAATTGAAAATGTAAGATATTTAGGTATAAAAACTTTATTAGCAAATGAAGAAAGTTATTTTGCGTTAAAACTTTTTCCTGGACTTTTAAAAATAAAATTAAGCAAAGAAGATGAACTAAGAAATGCTGACATAAAAGCAAATTTACAAAGACAAGAGCTAAGCAAACTAAACCAAAAAGATTATTTTGAAAACTTACAAATTCGTTTAAAATTTGAAATAAACAACGCACAAAACTTAGAAAGAATAAGCCAACTTTTAAATAAAACCAATCAATTTATATCAAATTATTCTCGTATGAGTTTAAAAGAATGTGAAGATTTTATACAAGAAAATGCTATTTTAACTATAGCTATGAGTGATAAATTAAGCGATAGTGGCATAATAGCCATTTTTATAGCTTGCAAAAATAATGATGATTTAATAATAAAAGATCTTTGCATAAGTTGCAGAGCCTTAGGAAGAAAACTTGAAAAAGTTATGCTATATAAGGCCATAGAGCTACTTCATCTGCATTTTAATACAAATGAATGCATTTTGTATTTTCAAAAAGGAGAAAGAAATAAACCTTTTTTAGATTTTCTATACAGTCTAAATGCTAATATAAAAGAAAATTTTGCCCTAATCCAAAAGGAAATGATAAACTACGAAGGACTTACAATTGAAAGCTAG
- a CDS encoding methionyl-tRNA formyltransferase: MNIIIATLREHNINNFHQLKELYKAHKFYLITNKSDLTLKNIAKINPDYIFFPHWSFYIPQEIYDNYQCIIFHLGNLPFGRGGSPLQNLIIRGIYKSKICALKASATLDGGEIYLKHDISFKNSNAQKIYERISKIIFFKLIPKILHTKITPQKQKGKVVVFKRRTKDQSNINMLKNPNLIKIYDFIRMLDAVDYPKAFLEINNIKIYFQNAKKSHNQVKAEVVFYEKE; encoded by the coding sequence TTGAATATAATTATAGCAACTCTTAGAGAACATAATATTAATAATTTTCATCAACTAAAAGAATTATACAAAGCACATAAGTTTTATCTTATAACCAACAAAAGCGATCTTACCTTAAAAAATATAGCAAAAATCAATCCTGATTATATATTTTTTCCACATTGGTCTTTCTACATACCTCAAGAAATTTATGACAACTACCAATGTATCATTTTCCATCTTGGAAATTTACCATTTGGACGCGGTGGCTCTCCATTACAAAATTTGATCATAAGAGGAATATATAAAAGTAAAATTTGCGCCTTAAAAGCCTCTGCTACACTAGATGGTGGAGAGATATACCTAAAACACGATATCAGTTTTAAAAATTCAAATGCGCAAAAAATTTACGAAAGAATTTCAAAAATTATATTTTTTAAACTCATACCAAAAATTTTACACACAAAAATTACTCCCCAAAAACAAAAAGGAAAAGTGGTGGTTTTCAAAAGAAGAACCAAAGACCAAAGCAATATAAACATGCTAAAAAATCCAAATTTGATAAAAATATATGATTTTATACGTATGCTTGATGCGGTCGATTACCCGAAAGCATTTTTAGAAATCAATAATATAAAAATATATTTCCAAAATGCAAAAAAAAGCCACAATCAAGTAAAAGCAGAGGTAGTTTTTTATGAAAAAGAATAA
- a CDS encoding DUF2920 family protein — MLKNETYFIDSCDDVELNIKRESKLEYRITYDDSKEIEAIVCVINGIGGDIKDDLYISDYCARNYNVAVLNVNYHCIGNRPQIGAKFYLDNIDKFIFETSLKALGITIPYDIQKLNTFEDFHPAMKCLNKKIQDMKNNWELDRNYYLDLSVSLQPTKNEYQNFGIMQATDILNALLYIRKSPPFKVTGGGIKHILIGSSHGGYLANLCAKLAPWFVDVVIDNSSHVSLANLWRVIGFGKEIDYTQYFCFGTFHFFNNIRLCASDKTLWTTNKQSPYYFSLARKLIRETLNKDHLNIQAKYPNPKYIVYHSKFDEWVSLEEKEEYVDTLKKYGFDVEFVKITDSQQVDGKFIKNLNHGMGIPMKLLIKKHLSQILKEPLKDKICKKEISYKCDDLVYIFKEENNQIKLEIK, encoded by the coding sequence ATGCTTAAAAATGAAACTTATTTCATAGACTCTTGTGATGATGTAGAATTAAATATAAAAAGAGAAAGTAAGTTAGAATACAGAATCACTTATGATGATAGTAAAGAAATAGAGGCTATTGTTTGTGTTATAAATGGTATTGGTGGAGATATAAAAGATGATTTATATATAAGTGACTATTGTGCTAGAAATTATAATGTAGCAGTTTTAAATGTAAATTATCATTGCATAGGAAATCGTCCTCAAATTGGGGCTAAATTTTATTTAGACAATATAGATAAGTTTATATTTGAAACTAGCTTAAAAGCTTTAGGTATAACAATTCCTTATGATATACAAAAACTAAATACCTTTGAAGATTTTCATCCTGCTATGAAATGTCTTAATAAAAAAATTCAAGATATGAAAAATAATTGGGAGCTTGATAGAAATTATTATTTAGATTTAAGTGTGAGTTTGCAACCTACTAAAAATGAATATCAAAATTTTGGTATTATGCAAGCAACAGATATACTAAATGCTCTTTTATATATTAGAAAAAGTCCTCCTTTTAAAGTTACGGGGGGGGGTATAAAGCATATTTTAATAGGATCATCCCATGGAGGATATTTAGCAAATTTATGTGCAAAATTAGCTCCTTGGTTTGTTGATGTTGTAATAGATAATTCTTCTCATGTTAGTCTTGCTAATTTATGGAGGGTTATAGGTTTTGGAAAAGAAATTGATTATACTCAGTATTTTTGTTTTGGAACTTTTCATTTTTTTAATAATATTAGACTTTGTGCTTCTGATAAAACACTATGGACTACAAACAAACAATCACCTTATTATTTTTCACTTGCTAGAAAACTAATTAGAGAAACACTAAATAAAGATCATCTAAACATACAAGCAAAATATCCAAATCCAAAATACATTGTTTATCATTCTAAATTTGATGAATGGGTGTCTTTAGAAGAAAAAGAAGAATATGTTGATACTTTAAAAAAATATGGATTTGATGTTGAATTTGTAAAAATCACAGATAGTCAACAAGTTGATGGTAAGTTTATTAAAAATTTAAATCATGGTATGGGAATACCTATGAAGTTGCTCATCAAAAAACATTTATCACAAATTTTAAAAGAACCTTTAAAAGATAAAATTTGTAAAAAAGAAATTTCTTACAAATGTGATGATTTAGTCTATATTTTTAAGGAAGAGAATAATCAAATAAAATTAGAGATTAAATAA